In Raphanus sativus cultivar WK10039 unplaced genomic scaffold, ASM80110v3 Scaffold1450, whole genome shotgun sequence, the following proteins share a genomic window:
- the LOC130504243 gene encoding cyclin-dependent protein kinase inhibitor SMR13-like, whose translation MASKKARKQNRAEKKLKRNHFKKQLPQHKNTVTTTTLDHTSPSTIVSSCSSITTSFSPQETNYSALSSSPAVLASPDESGGGCCTPKAQKCRIPEMLTCPPAPKKQRVSHNCVLRRRQLVFFAPPEIELFFVKAHDR comes from the coding sequence ATGGCGTCAAAGAAGgcaagaaaacaaaacagagcCGAGAAGAAACTCAAAAGAAACCATTTCAAGAAACAACTTCCACAACACAAGAACACCGTCACAACTACAACACTCGATCATACTTCCCCATCTACTATcgtctcttcttgttcttccatAACGACGTCGTTCTCTCCTCAAGAGACAAACTACTCtgctctctcttcttctccggcGGTGTTGGCGTCACCAGATGAAAGTGGCGGCGGTTGTTGTACCCCGAAAGCTCAGAAGTGTCGGATACCGGAGATGCTGACGTGTCCACCAGCGCCGAAGAAGCAAAGAGTCTCACATAACTGCGTGTTACGACGAAGGCAGCTCGTTTTCTTTGCTCCTCCGGAGATAGAGCTCTTCTTCGTCAAAGCACACGATCGATGA